The proteins below are encoded in one region of Gadus macrocephalus chromosome 14, ASM3116895v1:
- the igdcc3 gene encoding uncharacterized protein igdcc3 — protein MLAFNQHGDSNTTVRFVSLRETVEKSGCVCVSSVLSTPCDCVRDDYARTSTTGIIIGIHIGITCIILCVVFLVFSYRGRLLMCKTVQATPQPGGPLRWSRRRPRASGMMRAPSGGRWRGTAAWPARASLRATNCRDSSLWSQTGRHVHVRKHHAALYNTPRRVQLGERHRGAVPAADCRGRSASGPRLTMYEGPFLTPLSTVAWTLSLTQVTPFFLYFFKSISYKLYKVRDRALPCMWPGIGKLSEKKVLAVSFARPLNGRLG, from the exons ATGCTCGCCTTCAACCAGCACGGAGACAGCAACACCACCGTGCGCTTCGTGTCACTAAGGGAGACGGTGGAGAAATCAG gatgtgtgtgtgtctcctcagtGCTGAGCACGCCGTGCGACTGCGTGAGGGACGACTACGCCAGGACGTCCACCACAGGCATCATCATCGGCATCCACATCGGCATCACCTGCATCATCCTGTGCGTGGTCTTCCTGGTGTTCAGCTACAGGGGCAG gttATTGATGTGCAAGACAGTCCAGGCCACCCCCCAGCCGGGCGGGCCTCTGCGCTGGAGTCGTCGTCGTCCCAGGGCATCAGGGATGATGAGGGCCCCCtcaggagggaggtggaggggaacGGCAGCGTGGCCCGCAAGAGCTTCCCTGAGAGCAACGAACTGCAGAGACTCTTCTCTCTGGTCCCAAACCGGGAGACACGTTCATG TCAGAAAACACCATGCAGCTCTCTACAATACCCCTCGACGAGTTCAGCTtggagagagacaccgaggCGCAGTTCCAGCAGCCGACTGCAGAGGGCGTTCCGCGTCAGGACCAAGGCTAACGATGTATGAAGGCCCATTTCTCACACCACTCTCCACAGTGGCGTGGACTCTTTCGCTCACTCAGGTTAcacctttttttctttatttttttaaatcaataagTTACAAATTATATAAGGTCCGAGACCGAGCCCTGCCGTGCATGTGGCCCGGTATTGGAAAGCTATCGGAGAAAAAGGTGCTCGCAGTTAGCTTTGCAAGGCCGCTGAACGGTCGGCTCGGTTAA
- the LOC132472085 gene encoding homeobox-containing protein 1-like isoform X4, whose protein sequence is MQSARMSHPCEEPRFTIEQIDLLQRLWRSGMTQAEIVHALDTLERLERQHSRLPSPRSRPPPPRSSSSSTTSTATQTCFAGNGASPSPSNLYRTSPPLLASAPTPVSMAAAAAENGLVGMANGKLSPPRFPVAMIGSSGGVVAQSYGFETSEEDLEFEEKVEELMRMDSAVIKEEIKNFLGNRRISQAVVAQVTGISQSRISHWLVQQGSDLSDQKKRAFYRWYLLEKTNPGATLAMRPAPMAMDEMVEWHQTPPSFGSMPGGSRLRRGSRFTWRKECLSVMESYFSDNQYPDEAKREEIASACNAVIQKPGKKLSDLERVTSLKVYNWFANRRKEMKRRANIEAAILESHGMDVVSPGGHSNSDEVDGNDFPEQGSEVSVFDKRAANRAFGLSRIDLSSPTQDEPTNHSSPTEVQDPISLAVEMAAVNHTILALANQASDGGAGGSTGNDIKTETMEDE, encoded by the exons ATGCAGTCAGCCAG GATGTCCCATCCCTGCGAGGAGCCGCGCTTCACCATCGAGCAGATCGACCTGCTGCAGCGCCTGTGGCGCTCCGGCATGACGCAGGCGGAGATCGTGCACGCCCTGGACACCCTGGAGCGCCTGGAGCGCCAACACAGCCGTCTGCCCAGCCCCCGTTCCCGCCCGCCACCGCcacgctcctcctcttcctccaccacctccaccgccactcAGACCTGTTTCGCCGGGAACGGGGCGTCGCCGTCGCCCAGTAACCTGTACCGCACCTCGCCGCCCCTCCTGGCGTCGGCCCCAACGCCCGTTtccatggcggcggcggcggcggagaacGGTCTCGTCGGCATGGCGAATGGGAAGCTGTCTCCTCCGAGGTTTCCCGTGGCCATGATCGGCAGCAGCGGTGGGGTCGTGGCCCAGAGCTACGGCTTCGAGACCAGTGAGGAAGACCTGGAGTTCGAGGAGAAGGTGGAAGAACTCATGAG aatgGACAGCGCTGTGATTAAAGAGGAGATCAAAAACTTCCTGGGAAACAGGCGGATCTCGCAAGCTGTGGTTGCCCAGGTAACAG GAATTAGTCAGAGCCGGATCTCCCACTGGCTGGTGCAGCAGGGATCAGACCTGAGTGACCAGAAGAAACGGGCCTTCTACCGCTGGTATCTGCTGGAGAAGACCAACCCAG gggctACTCTGGCCATGCGGCCCGCGCCAATGGCCATGGACGAGATGGTGGAGTGGCACCAAACCCCGCCCTCCTTTGGCTCCATGCCGGGGGGGTCCCGTCTAAGGCGGGGGAGTCGCTTCACCTGGAGGAAGGAGTGTCTTTCTGTcatggagag ctACTTCAGTGATAACCAGTACCCTGACGAGGCGAAGAGGGAGGAGATCGCGAGCGCCTGCAACGCGGTCATCCAGAAGCCAG GGAAGAAGCTGTCTGATCTGGAGAGGGTCACATCTCTGAAGGTCTATAACTGGTTCGCTAACCGACGCAAAGAGATGAAGAGGCGCGCAAACATAG AAGCAGCCATCTTGGAGAGCCACGGCATGGATGTGGTGAGCCCGGGGGGCCACTCCAACAGCGACGAGGTGGACGGCAACGACTTCCCAGAGCAG GGCTCTGAGGTGTCGGTGTTTGACAAGAGGGCAGCAAACAGAGCGTTTGGACTGAGCCGAATAGACCTGTCCTCACCCACACAG gatGAACCCACCAATCACAGCTCACCCACTGAGGTCCAGGACCCGATCAGCTTGGCTGTGGAGATGGCGGCGGTCAATCATACTATCTTAGCCCTAGCCAATCAGGCGTCTGACGGCGGCGCGGGGGGCAGCACAGGAAATGACATCAAGACAGAGACGATGGAGGACGAATGA
- the LOC132472085 gene encoding homeobox-containing protein 1-like isoform X1 → MQSARMSHPCEEPRFTIEQIDLLQRLWRSGMTQAEIVHALDTLERLERQHSRLPSPRSRPPPPRSSSSSTTSTATQTCFAGNGASPSPSNLYRTSPPLLASAPTPVSMAAAAAENGLVGMANGKLSPPRFPVAMIGSSGGVVAQSYGFETSEEDLEFEEKVEELMRMDSAVIKEEIKNFLGNRRISQAVVAQVTGISQSRISHWLVQQGSDLSDQKKRAFYRWYLLEKTNPGATLAMRPAPMAMDEMVEWHQTPPSFGSMPGGSRLRRGSRFTWRKECLSVMESYFSDNQYPDEAKREEIASACNAVIQKPGKKLSDLERVTSLKVYNWFANRRKEMKRRANIEAAILESHGMDVVSPGGHSNSDEVDGNDFPEQGSEVSVFDKRAANRAFGLSRIDLSSPTQVPSLLPSWLAAWPGLGRGGVTGQKGNPLIGRSLLGAGAQAEASRLTGVSWSPPSPSLQDEPTNHSSPTEVQDPISLAVEMAAVNHTILALANQASDGGAGGSTGNDIKTETMEDE, encoded by the exons ATGCAGTCAGCCAG GATGTCCCATCCCTGCGAGGAGCCGCGCTTCACCATCGAGCAGATCGACCTGCTGCAGCGCCTGTGGCGCTCCGGCATGACGCAGGCGGAGATCGTGCACGCCCTGGACACCCTGGAGCGCCTGGAGCGCCAACACAGCCGTCTGCCCAGCCCCCGTTCCCGCCCGCCACCGCcacgctcctcctcttcctccaccacctccaccgccactcAGACCTGTTTCGCCGGGAACGGGGCGTCGCCGTCGCCCAGTAACCTGTACCGCACCTCGCCGCCCCTCCTGGCGTCGGCCCCAACGCCCGTTtccatggcggcggcggcggcggagaacGGTCTCGTCGGCATGGCGAATGGGAAGCTGTCTCCTCCGAGGTTTCCCGTGGCCATGATCGGCAGCAGCGGTGGGGTCGTGGCCCAGAGCTACGGCTTCGAGACCAGTGAGGAAGACCTGGAGTTCGAGGAGAAGGTGGAAGAACTCATGAG aatgGACAGCGCTGTGATTAAAGAGGAGATCAAAAACTTCCTGGGAAACAGGCGGATCTCGCAAGCTGTGGTTGCCCAGGTAACAG GAATTAGTCAGAGCCGGATCTCCCACTGGCTGGTGCAGCAGGGATCAGACCTGAGTGACCAGAAGAAACGGGCCTTCTACCGCTGGTATCTGCTGGAGAAGACCAACCCAG gggctACTCTGGCCATGCGGCCCGCGCCAATGGCCATGGACGAGATGGTGGAGTGGCACCAAACCCCGCCCTCCTTTGGCTCCATGCCGGGGGGGTCCCGTCTAAGGCGGGGGAGTCGCTTCACCTGGAGGAAGGAGTGTCTTTCTGTcatggagag ctACTTCAGTGATAACCAGTACCCTGACGAGGCGAAGAGGGAGGAGATCGCGAGCGCCTGCAACGCGGTCATCCAGAAGCCAG GGAAGAAGCTGTCTGATCTGGAGAGGGTCACATCTCTGAAGGTCTATAACTGGTTCGCTAACCGACGCAAAGAGATGAAGAGGCGCGCAAACATAG AAGCAGCCATCTTGGAGAGCCACGGCATGGATGTGGTGAGCCCGGGGGGCCACTCCAACAGCGACGAGGTGGACGGCAACGACTTCCCAGAGCAG GGCTCTGAGGTGTCGGTGTTTGACAAGAGGGCAGCAAACAGAGCGTTTGGACTGAGCCGAATAGACCTGTCCTCACCCACACAG GTCCCATCTCTTCTCCCCAGCTGGTTGGCTGCCTGGCCGGGCTTGGGCAGGGGGGGTGTGACTGGACAGAAGGGCAACCCTCTGATAGGCCGATCGTTGTTAGGGGCGGGGGCTCAGGCAGAGGCTTCCAGACTGACGGGTGTGTcctggtctcccccctccccctccctccaggatGAACCCACCAATCACAGCTCACCCACTGAGGTCCAGGACCCGATCAGCTTGGCTGTGGAGATGGCGGCGGTCAATCATACTATCTTAGCCCTAGCCAATCAGGCGTCTGACGGCGGCGCGGGGGGCAGCACAGGAAATGACATCAAGACAGAGACGATGGAGGACGAATGA
- the LOC132472085 gene encoding homeobox-containing protein 1-like isoform X3 produces the protein MQSARMSHPCEEPRFTIEQIDLLQRLWRSGMTQAEIVHALDTLERLERQHSRLPSPRSRPPPPRSSSSSTTSTATQTCFAGNGASPSPSNLYRTSPPLLASAPTPVSMAAAAAENGLVGMANGKLSPPRFPVAMIGSSGGVVAQSYGFETSEEDLEFEEKVEELMRMDSAVIKEEIKNFLGNRRISQAVVAQVTGISQSRISHWLVQQGSDLSDQKKRAFYRWYLLEKTNPGATLAMRPAPMAMDEMVEWHQTPPSFGSMPGGSRLRRGSRFTWRKECLSVMESYFSDNQYPDEAKREEIASACNAVIQKPGKKLSDLERVTSLKVYNWFANRRKEMKRRANIAILESHGMDVVSPGGHSNSDEVDGNDFPEQGSEVSVFDKRAANRAFGLSRIDLSSPTQVPSLLPSWLAAWPGLGRGGVTGQKGNPLIGRSLLGAGAQAEASRLTGVSWSPPSPSLQDEPTNHSSPTEVQDPISLAVEMAAVNHTILALANQASDGGAGGSTGNDIKTETMEDE, from the exons ATGCAGTCAGCCAG GATGTCCCATCCCTGCGAGGAGCCGCGCTTCACCATCGAGCAGATCGACCTGCTGCAGCGCCTGTGGCGCTCCGGCATGACGCAGGCGGAGATCGTGCACGCCCTGGACACCCTGGAGCGCCTGGAGCGCCAACACAGCCGTCTGCCCAGCCCCCGTTCCCGCCCGCCACCGCcacgctcctcctcttcctccaccacctccaccgccactcAGACCTGTTTCGCCGGGAACGGGGCGTCGCCGTCGCCCAGTAACCTGTACCGCACCTCGCCGCCCCTCCTGGCGTCGGCCCCAACGCCCGTTtccatggcggcggcggcggcggagaacGGTCTCGTCGGCATGGCGAATGGGAAGCTGTCTCCTCCGAGGTTTCCCGTGGCCATGATCGGCAGCAGCGGTGGGGTCGTGGCCCAGAGCTACGGCTTCGAGACCAGTGAGGAAGACCTGGAGTTCGAGGAGAAGGTGGAAGAACTCATGAG aatgGACAGCGCTGTGATTAAAGAGGAGATCAAAAACTTCCTGGGAAACAGGCGGATCTCGCAAGCTGTGGTTGCCCAGGTAACAG GAATTAGTCAGAGCCGGATCTCCCACTGGCTGGTGCAGCAGGGATCAGACCTGAGTGACCAGAAGAAACGGGCCTTCTACCGCTGGTATCTGCTGGAGAAGACCAACCCAG gggctACTCTGGCCATGCGGCCCGCGCCAATGGCCATGGACGAGATGGTGGAGTGGCACCAAACCCCGCCCTCCTTTGGCTCCATGCCGGGGGGGTCCCGTCTAAGGCGGGGGAGTCGCTTCACCTGGAGGAAGGAGTGTCTTTCTGTcatggagag ctACTTCAGTGATAACCAGTACCCTGACGAGGCGAAGAGGGAGGAGATCGCGAGCGCCTGCAACGCGGTCATCCAGAAGCCAG GGAAGAAGCTGTCTGATCTGGAGAGGGTCACATCTCTGAAGGTCTATAACTGGTTCGCTAACCGACGCAAAGAGATGAAGAGGCGCGCAAACATAG CCATCTTGGAGAGCCACGGCATGGATGTGGTGAGCCCGGGGGGCCACTCCAACAGCGACGAGGTGGACGGCAACGACTTCCCAGAGCAG GGCTCTGAGGTGTCGGTGTTTGACAAGAGGGCAGCAAACAGAGCGTTTGGACTGAGCCGAATAGACCTGTCCTCACCCACACAG GTCCCATCTCTTCTCCCCAGCTGGTTGGCTGCCTGGCCGGGCTTGGGCAGGGGGGGTGTGACTGGACAGAAGGGCAACCCTCTGATAGGCCGATCGTTGTTAGGGGCGGGGGCTCAGGCAGAGGCTTCCAGACTGACGGGTGTGTcctggtctcccccctccccctccctccaggatGAACCCACCAATCACAGCTCACCCACTGAGGTCCAGGACCCGATCAGCTTGGCTGTGGAGATGGCGGCGGTCAATCATACTATCTTAGCCCTAGCCAATCAGGCGTCTGACGGCGGCGCGGGGGGCAGCACAGGAAATGACATCAAGACAGAGACGATGGAGGACGAATGA
- the LOC132472085 gene encoding homeobox-containing protein 1-like isoform X2: protein MQSARMSHPCEEPRFTIEQIDLLQRLWRSGMTQAEIVHALDTLERLERQHSRLPSPRSRPPPPRSSSSSTTSTATQTCFAGNGASPSPSNLYRTSPPLLASAPTPVSMAAAAAENGLVGMANGKLSPPRFPVAMIGSSGGVVAQSYGFETSEEDLEFEEKVEELMRMDSAVIKEEIKNFLGNRRISQAVVAQVTGISQSRISHWLVQQGSDLSDQKKRAFYRWYLLEKTNPGATLAMRPAPMAMDEMVEWHQTPPSFGSMPGGSRLRRGSRFTWRKECLSVMESYFSDNQYPDEAKREEIASACNAVIQKPGKKLSDLERVTSLKVYNWFANRRKEMKRRANIAAILESHGMDVVSPGGHSNSDEVDGNDFPEQGSEVSVFDKRAANRAFGLSRIDLSSPTQVPSLLPSWLAAWPGLGRGGVTGQKGNPLIGRSLLGAGAQAEASRLTGVSWSPPSPSLQDEPTNHSSPTEVQDPISLAVEMAAVNHTILALANQASDGGAGGSTGNDIKTETMEDE, encoded by the exons ATGCAGTCAGCCAG GATGTCCCATCCCTGCGAGGAGCCGCGCTTCACCATCGAGCAGATCGACCTGCTGCAGCGCCTGTGGCGCTCCGGCATGACGCAGGCGGAGATCGTGCACGCCCTGGACACCCTGGAGCGCCTGGAGCGCCAACACAGCCGTCTGCCCAGCCCCCGTTCCCGCCCGCCACCGCcacgctcctcctcttcctccaccacctccaccgccactcAGACCTGTTTCGCCGGGAACGGGGCGTCGCCGTCGCCCAGTAACCTGTACCGCACCTCGCCGCCCCTCCTGGCGTCGGCCCCAACGCCCGTTtccatggcggcggcggcggcggagaacGGTCTCGTCGGCATGGCGAATGGGAAGCTGTCTCCTCCGAGGTTTCCCGTGGCCATGATCGGCAGCAGCGGTGGGGTCGTGGCCCAGAGCTACGGCTTCGAGACCAGTGAGGAAGACCTGGAGTTCGAGGAGAAGGTGGAAGAACTCATGAG aatgGACAGCGCTGTGATTAAAGAGGAGATCAAAAACTTCCTGGGAAACAGGCGGATCTCGCAAGCTGTGGTTGCCCAGGTAACAG GAATTAGTCAGAGCCGGATCTCCCACTGGCTGGTGCAGCAGGGATCAGACCTGAGTGACCAGAAGAAACGGGCCTTCTACCGCTGGTATCTGCTGGAGAAGACCAACCCAG gggctACTCTGGCCATGCGGCCCGCGCCAATGGCCATGGACGAGATGGTGGAGTGGCACCAAACCCCGCCCTCCTTTGGCTCCATGCCGGGGGGGTCCCGTCTAAGGCGGGGGAGTCGCTTCACCTGGAGGAAGGAGTGTCTTTCTGTcatggagag ctACTTCAGTGATAACCAGTACCCTGACGAGGCGAAGAGGGAGGAGATCGCGAGCGCCTGCAACGCGGTCATCCAGAAGCCAG GGAAGAAGCTGTCTGATCTGGAGAGGGTCACATCTCTGAAGGTCTATAACTGGTTCGCTAACCGACGCAAAGAGATGAAGAGGCGCGCAAACATAG CAGCCATCTTGGAGAGCCACGGCATGGATGTGGTGAGCCCGGGGGGCCACTCCAACAGCGACGAGGTGGACGGCAACGACTTCCCAGAGCAG GGCTCTGAGGTGTCGGTGTTTGACAAGAGGGCAGCAAACAGAGCGTTTGGACTGAGCCGAATAGACCTGTCCTCACCCACACAG GTCCCATCTCTTCTCCCCAGCTGGTTGGCTGCCTGGCCGGGCTTGGGCAGGGGGGGTGTGACTGGACAGAAGGGCAACCCTCTGATAGGCCGATCGTTGTTAGGGGCGGGGGCTCAGGCAGAGGCTTCCAGACTGACGGGTGTGTcctggtctcccccctccccctccctccaggatGAACCCACCAATCACAGCTCACCCACTGAGGTCCAGGACCCGATCAGCTTGGCTGTGGAGATGGCGGCGGTCAATCATACTATCTTAGCCCTAGCCAATCAGGCGTCTGACGGCGGCGCGGGGGGCAGCACAGGAAATGACATCAAGACAGAGACGATGGAGGACGAATGA